One window from the genome of Candidatus Melainabacteria bacterium encodes:
- a CDS encoding ArsR family transcriptional regulator, whose protein sequence is MTEKLVAFKAEFFKALSNPLRIRILNELRDAELTVSELRDRLSVGLPNLSQQLSVLRSKNLVIARKQGNNIYYSCSDSNIFYLLDVAKKIFNNHLIDLQKTLKDMS, encoded by the coding sequence ATGACAGAAAAACTAGTTGCCTTCAAAGCGGAATTCTTCAAAGCTCTATCCAATCCCCTGCGGATTCGCATTTTAAACGAATTGAGAGACGCAGAGTTAACAGTTTCTGAACTGAGAGACCGTCTCAGTGTCGGATTGCCAAATCTTTCGCAACAACTCTCGGTGTTGCGTTCAAAGAATCTTGTAATTGCCAGAAAACAGGGCAACAACATTTATTACTCATGCAGCGATTCCAATATATTTTATCTGCTTGATGTCGCCAAAAAGATCTTCAACAACCACCTTATCGATTTGCAGAAAACACTTAAGGACATGAGCTAG
- a CDS encoding DUF4412 domain-containing protein, giving the protein MDKRFVQKICLALSLIVSSATALPLPIYAGKTPVADSKASSEKLIPAWVINVNSNFAGTVLYCITPNAVRVKFDKLGLVMIIKAPKWNALVYNESNKNYVDLPYEHWKAKFLLRGKRVADKSVVLTPVKTGKKQSILGVPCYQVVVKRKDAKSKNEITMAEAWIAKDIQAPPQFNSMMKTMLDIPIDSGTPMRVFQMGKTSNKMVMVMDCYKAAKTEVKASDFVPLTGYKKVKDEMAMMLDESDDAGADDDESFDAMPKTPVKAPAPVAPPPKKPGGFFDMFKSK; this is encoded by the coding sequence ATGGATAAGCGTTTCGTACAAAAGATTTGCCTCGCTCTTTCCTTGATCGTAAGCAGCGCAACGGCGTTGCCGCTTCCCATTTACGCCGGTAAAACTCCAGTAGCCGACAGCAAAGCCTCTTCAGAGAAGCTGATTCCAGCCTGGGTGATTAACGTCAATAGCAATTTCGCTGGCACCGTTCTCTACTGCATCACGCCGAATGCTGTGCGGGTGAAATTCGATAAGCTCGGGCTGGTGATGATTATCAAGGCGCCCAAATGGAACGCCCTTGTATACAACGAGAGCAACAAGAATTATGTGGACCTTCCCTATGAGCATTGGAAGGCTAAGTTCTTGCTGCGAGGAAAACGAGTCGCTGACAAGTCGGTTGTCTTGACGCCGGTGAAGACCGGCAAGAAGCAGTCTATTCTCGGGGTTCCCTGCTATCAGGTTGTTGTAAAACGAAAAGATGCCAAGTCCAAGAACGAAATTACCATGGCTGAAGCCTGGATTGCCAAGGATATCCAGGCACCTCCTCAATTTAACAGCATGATGAAGACTATGCTTGACATTCCGATCGATTCGGGTACGCCGATGAGAGTGTTCCAGATGGGCAAAACAAGCAACAAGATGGTCATGGTTATGGACTGCTACAAGGCGGCCAAAACTGAAGTGAAAGCATCGGATTTTGTACCTTTGACCGGTTACAAGAAGGTCAAAGACGAGATGGCGATGATGCTTGATGAAAGTGATGATGCCGGCGCCGATGATGATGAATCATTCGATGCCATGCCAAAAACACCCGTGAAGGCGCCCGCGCCTGTGGCCCCGCCGCCCAAGAAACCCGGCGGATTTTTTGACATGTTCAAATCAAAGTAA
- a CDS encoding tetratricopeptide repeat protein, with amino-acid sequence MTGPLLIDRVTRAALCFVLSSMTVLPVIAGKTSSADELSKKAMSLFAADKSQDAIDLEYQAIKSAPRYWLPHCVLSIFKWKGNLFDEAVAEAQEAVKLAPDNELVNLNLAQMNQMLGYYEKAIPAFKKTVKVAPESWSARIGLSQSLIANAQPADAIEVLNQMSKAENGTFNWWYNLAVSYSKLDKPKQAADAAEKAVAAATSSEQKSRANITLLIELIRANELDRARIVQNEALNSKPKDDQVYLQVLSALCTPADTKRGKELLDQAITVGLASPDGYYKLGLEFENKSIAPAIDSSLSNAWLELAEAAYRHAIKLAPAEEKFYLALAAVFDRKGQTSDMTAMLSKAASLNASDALPSYLVACVKAADNDLAGRLREKLVGVPEKPYRLNLARDDFSVENLKCLCKLNVLEFELNRQNGIKFAAITKKEKPLAGVLLVDQSLGTEQAFKTVEKAQSVDLSVTKSEPVLTVNEAIKFVLNLRSPGAPTNVWSFEIDSPKMPLL; translated from the coding sequence GTGACTGGACCATTGTTAATCGATAGAGTGACGCGAGCCGCCCTGTGTTTCGTCCTTTCGTCGATGACCGTTTTGCCGGTGATTGCAGGCAAGACCTCATCGGCTGATGAGTTGTCTAAGAAGGCGATGTCGCTTTTCGCTGCAGATAAATCTCAGGATGCAATCGATCTTGAATACCAGGCAATTAAGAGCGCACCGCGCTATTGGCTGCCTCATTGCGTGCTGTCAATTTTCAAATGGAAAGGCAATCTTTTCGATGAAGCAGTGGCTGAGGCGCAGGAAGCTGTGAAACTTGCCCCTGATAATGAACTCGTTAACCTCAATCTGGCACAGATGAATCAGATGCTTGGTTATTACGAAAAGGCTATTCCGGCTTTCAAAAAGACAGTCAAGGTGGCACCTGAAAGTTGGTCTGCAAGAATCGGACTCAGTCAATCTTTGATTGCAAACGCACAGCCGGCTGACGCGATTGAAGTTTTGAATCAGATGAGTAAAGCTGAAAACGGCACGTTTAACTGGTGGTACAACCTGGCTGTGTCCTACTCTAAGCTAGACAAGCCGAAGCAAGCGGCAGATGCAGCCGAGAAAGCTGTTGCCGCAGCCACGAGCAGTGAACAAAAGTCGCGTGCAAATATAACGTTGCTGATTGAATTGATTCGTGCCAATGAGCTCGACCGTGCACGAATAGTTCAGAATGAGGCGCTCAATTCTAAGCCCAAGGATGACCAGGTCTATCTGCAAGTACTATCCGCCTTGTGCACACCAGCTGATACGAAACGCGGTAAGGAATTGCTCGATCAGGCAATTACAGTTGGGCTCGCGTCGCCGGACGGATACTATAAGTTGGGTCTTGAGTTCGAGAACAAATCTATTGCTCCAGCTATTGATTCATCCCTGAGCAATGCCTGGCTCGAGCTGGCTGAAGCCGCATACAGGCATGCAATAAAGCTTGCGCCCGCTGAAGAAAAGTTCTATCTGGCGTTGGCAGCGGTTTTCGATCGCAAGGGGCAGACAAGTGACATGACAGCTATGTTGTCAAAAGCGGCATCGCTGAACGCGTCTGACGCATTGCCATCATATCTGGTGGCTTGTGTGAAAGCAGCGGATAACGATCTGGCTGGGCGATTGCGTGAGAAACTGGTTGGTGTACCAGAAAAGCCTTATCGGCTCAACTTAGCCAGAGATGATTTTTCCGTAGAGAACTTGAAGTGTCTGTGCAAACTCAATGTTCTGGAATTTGAATTGAATCGTCAGAACGGCATAAAATTTGCCGCTATTACTAAGAAAGAAAAACCTCTTGCAGGTGTTCTTCTCGTCGACCAGTCGTTGGGAACCGAGCAGGCTTTTAAAACTGTCGAGAAAGCACAGTCGGTCGATCTTTCGGTGACGAAAAGCGAGCCCGTTTTGACCGTTAACGAAGCGATTAAATTCGTGCTTAATCTTCGCTCGCCCGGCGCGCCGACCAACGTCTGGTCGTTCGAGATCGACTCGCCCAAGATGCCTTTGCTTTAG
- the nuoB gene encoding NADH-quinone oxidoreductase subunit NuoB yields the protein MLKMLAYLLGEGVVTAREMPDAFSDETRCLPKLTDTPCVSEECDICEKICPTNAIARDRSGDGAAVTIDLSACINCSLCISACPSKTIVSDKRISVARATKDDLLLSTARTAIQPASSTVPAQRNLFKRSIACRVVSTGCSACDLELSASGNPIFDMERFGITVVASPRFADVLLVTGPVPKAMHEALKSCYMAMSEPRKVVAVGTCACSGGVHRGGYAEANGVADVLPVDFYIPGCPPHPWSIVEGLFRLMGREGV from the coding sequence GTGCTTAAAATGCTTGCTTATTTGCTTGGCGAAGGTGTAGTCACAGCCAGAGAAATGCCCGACGCGTTTTCTGATGAAACGCGGTGCCTGCCAAAACTTACCGATACCCCCTGCGTGTCGGAAGAGTGCGATATTTGTGAAAAAATTTGTCCGACTAATGCTATCGCTCGCGATCGTTCAGGAGATGGCGCTGCGGTCACTATCGACTTGAGCGCTTGTATCAACTGCTCTTTGTGCATATCTGCATGCCCGTCTAAGACGATAGTCAGTGATAAACGGATCAGCGTTGCACGTGCCACTAAAGATGATTTACTTTTGTCGACTGCAAGAACTGCAATTCAGCCGGCATCGAGTACGGTGCCTGCCCAGAGGAATTTGTTCAAGAGATCAATCGCTTGCCGAGTAGTCTCTACTGGCTGTAGCGCTTGTGATTTGGAACTTTCTGCATCCGGTAATCCAATTTTCGATATGGAGAGATTCGGAATTACAGTTGTGGCTTCCCCACGATTTGCTGATGTCTTGCTTGTTACGGGTCCGGTGCCGAAAGCCATGCATGAAGCTTTGAAATCTTGCTACATGGCTATGTCTGAACCTCGTAAAGTTGTCGCTGTGGGAACATGTGCTTGCTCTGGCGGCGTACATCGCGGCGGTTACGCCGAGGCTAACGGTGTTGCCGACGTGCTGCCGGTCGATTTTTATATACCTGGATGCCCGCCGCATCCGTGGAGCATAGTGGAAGGATTGTTCCGGTTGATGGGGCGCGAGGGGGTTTGA
- a CDS encoding carbonic anhydrase, with protein sequence MKKLVSGLHQFKTQIFLSQKELFERLSKGQSPDALFITCSDSRINPNLITQTEPGELFILRNAGNIIPPYGASNGGEGATIEFAVGGLNVKDIIVCGHSLCGAMDALLNPSKIKNMPALAAWLNHAEATRRIATENYVDYSEEDLRSVAVQENVLIQLENLRTHPAVAAKLSRGELNLHAWVYKIETGAVFYFDPKEAQFMPLNEFSRFDTQEVPHRFGSEQLI encoded by the coding sequence GTGAAGAAATTAGTTTCAGGTCTTCACCAATTCAAGACTCAGATATTTCTTTCACAGAAAGAATTGTTCGAGCGTTTGTCGAAGGGGCAGTCTCCTGACGCCTTGTTTATCACTTGTTCGGATTCTAGAATCAACCCGAATTTGATTACCCAAACAGAACCAGGCGAACTCTTCATTCTGAGAAACGCAGGCAATATCATTCCGCCTTATGGTGCATCTAATGGCGGAGAAGGTGCCACCATCGAATTTGCTGTTGGTGGTCTCAACGTGAAAGATATTATCGTCTGTGGTCATTCGCTTTGTGGTGCCATGGATGCTCTTTTGAATCCTTCGAAAATCAAGAATATGCCTGCACTGGCAGCATGGCTCAATCATGCCGAGGCTACACGCAGAATTGCTACTGAAAATTATGTCGATTACAGCGAAGAAGATTTGCGCAGTGTGGCAGTGCAAGAAAATGTGCTGATTCAGTTGGAAAACCTTCGCACGCATCCCGCCGTGGCGGCGAAACTTTCTCGCGGTGAGCTTAACTTGCATGCCTGGGTTTACAAAATCGAGACAGGAGCCGTGTTTTATTTCGATCCGAAAGAAGCTCAATTCATGCCGCTCAATGAATTTTCTAGATTTGACACTCAAGAGGTTCCTCATCGCTTCGGCTCTGAACAGTTGATATAG
- a CDS encoding hydrogenase, which produces MKLQVLTVPDGERLALLQKRLQHPDTRLGSITSVDGRQIVTLILNTESGDAELWYTPMETNRYHSLTAHIAQAHWQERTLWDMFGLIPEGHPRLKHNLLHESYRESFFPLLPDAAENPDSPFRTYSSMRVSGSGIYEIPVGPIHAGIIEPGHFHFSCLGEVVYNLEIRLGYLHRGIEKRMTEVPWKKLRFLAESAASDSAAAYALANATALENSSDIAVPERALYLRSLALEIERVAMHVSDLGGLAGDIGYLGVAASLSRLRGVALGLGELLSGSRLIRGFVCPGGVLHDPDSRLAQIQKQAVELRKKLAPPLKSMLSNQVSVDRFSGVGRVSKRLAFDFGLTGPSGRASDQDYDARSYFAHGVYPRIKPAVAVEHEGDILSRSKVRISEIETSLMLIEKFIDEMPPGKFFEEPPEHLKKDSVGVSVVEAYRGELIHMVFTDADGAVKRYAIKDPSVNNWTALAIAVRNNLLADFPLCNKSFALSYGGHDL; this is translated from the coding sequence ATGAAGCTCCAGGTTTTGACTGTACCCGATGGAGAACGATTGGCGCTGCTGCAGAAGCGACTGCAGCATCCCGACACTCGTCTTGGCTCGATCACTTCGGTTGACGGAAGGCAGATTGTCACTTTGATACTGAATACGGAGTCAGGCGATGCTGAGCTCTGGTACACACCGATGGAGACAAATCGCTACCATTCTCTGACCGCGCACATAGCGCAGGCGCACTGGCAAGAGCGAACGCTATGGGATATGTTTGGCCTGATACCAGAAGGGCATCCCCGACTCAAGCACAACCTTTTGCATGAATCGTACAGGGAATCCTTCTTTCCATTACTGCCAGATGCTGCTGAAAATCCGGATTCTCCGTTCCGGACTTATTCATCGATGCGTGTGAGTGGAAGCGGTATCTATGAAATACCTGTCGGTCCTATTCATGCCGGTATCATCGAACCGGGGCACTTTCACTTTAGCTGTCTGGGAGAAGTGGTTTACAACCTGGAAATACGCCTTGGTTATCTTCATCGCGGTATCGAAAAGCGCATGACAGAGGTGCCGTGGAAGAAGCTGAGATTCCTCGCGGAGTCGGCTGCCAGTGACAGCGCGGCTGCTTACGCCCTGGCAAACGCTACTGCTCTCGAAAATTCTTCAGATATTGCGGTTCCTGAACGAGCTCTTTATCTGCGCAGTCTGGCTCTGGAGATTGAGCGCGTTGCCATGCATGTAAGCGATCTCGGTGGTCTTGCTGGTGATATCGGTTATCTGGGCGTCGCCGCTTCACTGAGTCGATTGAGAGGAGTAGCGCTGGGACTGGGCGAGTTACTCAGCGGCAGCCGTTTGATTCGTGGATTTGTCTGCCCGGGTGGCGTGCTCCACGATCCCGATAGTCGTCTGGCTCAGATTCAGAAACAAGCGGTGGAACTGAGGAAAAAGTTGGCACCACCTCTGAAGTCGATGCTCTCAAATCAAGTTTCTGTCGATCGGTTTTCTGGTGTGGGTCGTGTTTCGAAACGCCTTGCTTTTGATTTCGGCTTGACTGGACCTTCTGGACGTGCCAGCGATCAGGATTATGATGCGCGTAGTTATTTCGCCCATGGTGTTTATCCTCGGATCAAACCCGCTGTTGCAGTAGAACACGAAGGCGACATCCTCAGTCGATCAAAGGTTCGCATTAGCGAGATTGAGACGAGTCTGATGTTAATTGAAAAGTTTATCGATGAAATGCCCCCCGGTAAGTTTTTCGAAGAGCCTCCTGAGCATCTGAAAAAAGACAGTGTCGGTGTGTCTGTCGTGGAAGCTTATCGTGGAGAGCTTATACACATGGTCTTTACCGACGCAGACGGTGCAGTAAAGCGCTATGCGATCAAAGATCCGAGTGTCAACAACTGGACTGCTCTAGCTATCGCTGTTCGGAATAATCTTCTTGCAGACTTTCCTCTGTGCAACAAGAGCTTTGCGCTCTCCTACGGGGGGCACGATTTGTGA